Genomic segment of Dromiciops gliroides isolate mDroGli1 chromosome 3, mDroGli1.pri, whole genome shotgun sequence:
attctagctagtctgtctaaaatatctaatgagtggtcgccaataaattataagctttagcaagagttagacttttaagcatttattaaggagaataagaatttggtaaagagagagaaaggcctagattcctatctattaaagggagagcacatttggctaaaattctagctagtctgtctaaaatatctaatgagtggtcgccaataaattataagctttagcaagagttagacttttaagcatttattaaggagaataagaatttggtaaagagagagaaaggcctagattcctatctattaaagggagagcacatttctagctccgctctccacccgagtccagaggaaagagccctccgtctcctccttcctcctcccactagcctgcgtcacttcctgactcctcgtcttgccctcaaagaccttcgcttcatgggcagaactcttctacagtaagtctccagcaggtggcgtcattccaatcgttacagtcccccctgttgttcctcaagaaacaaaatgtttccttgacggaacagtaaaaacaatatgataactattgctaactaataatatgtgaacaacaatatagaaaaggaagagaggaaagttttgtccagaggggcgattttttttttgtcctcatgaaccgacgctttgacattagtcttgcaaagggagagcctctgcagagagtacatgttacagatagtatataacagaaagagaaaaaaaacaacaaatcaaaactgttcatttaaagtctctgaaagtcttttctcagatgtcctctaggtgtagtcgtggaatggaagtcttttcaggggttgatgtgtggatgctggtaatcagccaggaaaatttcctacaaaattgagcttaacacaactttaaaatagctttgtcaataatcaaatcaaacaatgaaagttctcaaaaacatgtctaagggaatacagaatcttagttgttacacatgaaacatataataaaacaaaaattgaaacattctttaaaattataatattactatagtcccccccttatggagggtaattgagaagacaattgctgcaatattaattattaaaaataatttttatctgtttcatcactttttgcatcatctgcctaattatcctcatgccattatgagaaattagaaaatctaatataattggtaacaggtgtcaaggccaaattcaacactgtatttatcatgacacctgagataattatgggggttaccataaaagaacagagaaatgatgggatatgagcattcccacacttgagcaatatgtactgcccatgcagtatgccaggcttaaaataggtggatggaatatacgtccatgccaccgaacatattggaggaaactgagtcagacttaatcagatgcatgggattgagatggtccatggcatcaggcatataggagggagcatagaagccaggtgtagaagtgagatgggtgggatcaatacttccagccatctgtacaatattgtggggaaaaataaaataaaatattaaaccaagagaatccaacctcaacatttgtcaaaagccgttcccttggccataccttgacttcatgcatgtctcccctcatgtgacagttcagtgtctgctcttgcatgtattcctcttgtgattggatggcatcttggccaactggcatctgataactcagaataaaggcaattaatgtcttaaatgataagttcccataatccaagtctcatatggatttaaaaattgaggataataaatgattgcaaaaaatgtgaatacatcgactcagaacacaatatataattatgcaacaatttcaaataataccccttttttgtacttagtatacaatttgttaagggctaaaattctagctaaactgtctaaaatatctaatgagtggtcgccaataaattataagctttagcaagagttagacttttaagcatttattaaggagaataagaatttggtaaagagagagaaaaaggcctagatttctatctattaaagggagagcacatttttagctcccttctccgccagcgtccagaggaaaagagcgccgagactccgcgccagtctcttccttcctcctcccactagtccgcgtcacttcctgatacccaagacaagactcctggtcttgccctcaaagaccttcgcttcatgggcagaactcttctacagttagtatccagcaggtggcgttattccaatcgttacagtcccccctgttgttcctcaagaaacaaaatgtttccttgacggaacagtaaaaagaatataataactattgataactaataatatgtgaacaacaatatagaaaaggaagagaggaaagttttgtccagaggggcgatttttttttgtcctcatgaaccgacgctttgacattagtcttgcaaagggagggcctctgcagagaatacatgttacagatggtatatattataacagaaagagaaaaaaaaacaacaaaaacaacaaatcaaaactgttcatttaaagtctctgaaagtcttttctcagatgtcctctaggtgtagtcgtggaatggaagtcttttcaggggttgatgtgtggatactggtaatcagccaggaaatttcctacaaaattgagcttaatacaactttaaaatagctttgtcaataatcaaatcaaacaatgaaagttctcaaaaacatgtctaagggaattcagaatcttagttgttacacatgaaacatataataaaacaaaaattgaaacattctttaaaattatagtattactatagtccccccttatggagggtatttgagaagacaattgctgcgatattaatttttaaaaataatttttatctttgtttcatcactttttgcatcatctgcctaattatcctcatgccattatgagaaattaaaaaatctaatataattggtaacaggtgtcaaggccaaattcaacactgtatttatcatgacacctgagataattatgggggttaccataaaagaacagagaaatgatgggatatgagcattcccacacttgagcaatatgtactgcccatacagtatgccaggctacTATACAGTTTTTGAAGGTATACTGCTTGTGCCATCATTCACAAAagggcttaaaataggtggatggaatatatgtccatgccaccgaacatattggaagaaactgagtcagacttaatcagatgcatgggattgagatgtccatggcatcaggcatataggagggagcatagaagccaggtgtaggagtgagatgggtgggatgaatacttccagccatctgtacaatattgtggggaaaaataaaataaaatattaaaccaagagaatccaacctcaacatttgtcaaaagccgttccctcggccataccttgacttcatgcatgtctcccctcatgtgacagttcagtgtctgctcttgcatgtattcctcttgtgattggatggcatcttggccaactggcatctgataactcagaataaaggcaattaatgtcttaaatgataagttcccataatccaagtctcatatggatttaaaaattgaggataataaatgattgcaaaaaatgcgaatacatcttgactcagaacacaatatataattatgcaacaatttcaaataatacccctttttttaacttagtatacaattacttttttgaaaaatctgaacatatttaaatacaagttaaagcacaacacaatctcaaagacaacttttacaaatgttcccctctttttttttttttttttggaatatgcttatcaaaaataatacttctagaatcaatttacacttgccatggcaaacaatttgccagggaaatgctttaaagagtttgatcaaataatcagttgagaaaaaataacaaaaacaaacaactcggaatatgggagcacaatactcctagaattaacattgtataataaaatcaaaaccatcttgccatgtttcaaaattagatagacaaatgaatagaagaaaatacaaatggaacaataaaagacagtgaaattcaaactaaggaaatctaaatgaatatgaacttaatatcaataagagtattataaaatataaacttgatcacatgactataaaaagcttttacaaatattctccttgttttagaaactaggtataagacacaatctcaaaagcatgaaaatctctatgaaaataaacccataccattaatttcaaaatgtatatataatagcatagaaatcctatgtaacctctgaactgatactaatactctgagtgaattcagaacacttttgattccgatatctaaaatccccaatactcatatcaataccttgctgcttacttctacatttctgtaaaatatgtacccttccatggcaaaagaagcggagtcttgaactatggtgatgattgtcattcttattcagcttaagtttttcttctttaacccctctatattgtctgtcgggcttttcaccatacaaacgctttataagattactaattaaagacaaaagcaggttagcaaaattatgaacaaatcgagcatatctggaatttaaagagttttctaagattgtctcaaaagcacagccagggcggggaagggctgagcctgaagctgcaaatgcaggtagaaaaagttgagcatgcgcaccagatctctggacttcccaggcaggggaagctatgggcttggccataggaggagtagagggtggggtctggagaggaggggagggaccagagcaatttgaatcagacttgattttgaactcaggcctggattcctcttcccccactttgcctccaggtgctaggggattaaaagcttctagagggtgggtcattgcctccaggcatgcaaaattaaagcaacaattactgttagaactgggaaaagctgtgggaatctcttcaggtttctctgaaaaagcatggttcggagagggagagatatttccttgtgtgagtaagttgctggctcttttaacaaaaataaaaagaaaaatagaaaatccacaaaaacaaagcattaacatgatcttatctcccatttgtctggttaaacagactaaaatcaaaaataggataattagggagtttaaaaggtccattcgaaaaaatttaaaggaaaaacacagccagtacaccagtacttagcagttaaagggagagggaggggaaatttcttacccaaccagcagatcagaagaagactgagggttagcttatcccttcgtggtcgccatctgttaagggctaaaattctagctaaactgtctaaaatatctaatgagtggtcgccaataaattataagctttagcaagagttagacttttaagcatttattaaggagaataagaatttggtaaagagagagaaaaaggcctagatttctatctattaaagggagagcacatttttagctcccttctccgccagcgtccagaggaaaagagcgccgagactccgcgccagtctcttccttcctcctcccactagtccgcgtcacttcctgatacccaagacaagactcctggtcttgccctcaaagaccttcgcttcatgggcagaactcttctacagttagtatccagcaggtggcgttattccaatcgttacaaattacttttgtgaaaaatcagaacatatttaaatacaagttaaagcacaacagaatctcaaagaaaactttttttaaaaaaagaaaacttttacaaatgttcccctctttttttttttttttggaatatgcttatcaaaaataatacttctagaatcaatttacacttgccatggcaaccaatttgccagggaaatgctttaaagagtttgatcaaataatcagttgagaaaaaataacaaaaacaaataactcagaatatgggagcacaatactcctagaattaacattgtattatgaaatcaaaaccatgtttcaaaattagatagatgaatgaatagaagaaaatacacgtggaataataaaagacaatgaaattcaaactagggaaatctaaatgaatatgaacttaatattaataagagtattacaaaatataaacttgattgcatgactataaaaagcttttacaaatattctccttgttttagaaactaagtataagacaatctcaaaaacattaaaatctctatgaaaagaaatctataccattaattccaaaatgtatatgtaatagcatagaaatcctatgtaacctctgaactgacattaataatctgagtgaattcagaacactcttgattccgatatctaaaatccccaatactcatatcaataccttgctgcttacttctacatttctgtacaatatatacccttccatggcaaaagaagcagagtcttgaactatgttgataattgtcattcttattcagcttaagtttttcttctttaacccctctatattgtctgtcagtcttttcaccatacaaatgctttataatattactaattaaagacaaaagcaggttagcaaaattacgaacaaaacgggcatatgtggaacttaaagggctttctaaggttgtctcagaagcacagccaggctggggaagggctgagcctgaagctgcaaatgtagttagagaaagttgagcatgcacatcagttctctggacttcccaggcaggggaagcaatgggcttggccatgggaggagtagagggtggggtctggagaggaggggagggaccagcgcaatttgaatcagacttgattttgaactcaggcctggattcctcttcccccactttgcctccaggtgctaggggattaaaagcttctagagggtgagTCATTGCCTCCagacatgcaaaattagagcagcaattagtgttagaactgggaaaagctgcaggaatctcttcaggtttctctgaaaaagcatggttgggagagggggagatatttccttgtgtgagtaagttgctggctcttctaacaaaaataaaaagaaaaatagaaaatccacaaaaacaaagcattaacatgatcttatctcccattcgtctggttaaacagactaaaataaaaaatagggtaattagggagtttaaaaggtccatttgaaaaaatttaaagggaaaacacagccagtacaccagtacttagcagttaaagggagagggaggggaaatttcttacccaaccagaagatcagaagactgaggtttagctttcctcttcgtggtcagccatctgttaagggctaaaattctagctagtctgtctaaaatatctaatgagtggtcgccaataaattataagctttagcaagagttagacttttaagcatttattaaggagaataagaatttggtaaagagagagaaaggcctagattcctatctattaaagggagagcacatttctagctccgctctccacccgagtccagaggaaagagccctccgtctcctccttcctcctcccactagcctgcgtcacttcctgactcctcgtcttgccctcaaagaccttcgcttcatgggcagaactcttctacagtaagtctccagcaggtggcgtcattccaatcgttacaataggatttctatactattacatctacattttgaaattaacagtatgggtttCTTtccatagagattttcatgcttttaataTGTTTGGGAaatgtgtttaaaaaataaagtatataaactTGTATTCCCTAGAACTTGAAACTAATAAAACTTCTGGACATTTATTAAGCTGGGACCAAACAATACTGTCCATAAAATGTGAATTACTTGGCAATATCTGGTGCtgtagggcagggcttcttaaactttttccacttgcgaccccttcttgtctgagaaatttttatgtgaccccaggcatacaggtatataaaataggtatacataaccattttccattgccaattttttttgcaaccccccatGTTCAATTATGCAACACCACATTTTtaaactcacagtttaagaagctttgctctagacaGATGATAGTGATAAAGTCAGCCTTATAAAGTGTGCGTGGAGTGGGGAGTTAGAAAAGTACTATAAAATTAAGGTGTGTTCATTATGTTTAGAAATAACATTAATTTATCTGATTACATAGATATAGGGaaatatacatgtaaataaatactACTTCAAAGACATGTGAAATTTCCAAGATGTATGTGACAGTACTGTTTATAGCTCTGTGGTTATCCAGATACCCCCAAAGCATAGTACTCCAAATACATaagtaaattttgttttatttaaaagattattttgttttgttttatttttaaaagactaaacaGTTCAACAGAAGAAAGTATactaatagaaatgaaaaagccCAAATGTATAATATACACAGTACAGTCAATTGTAACAAAACTTATGATCTCACTAAAGAAATATGCCATTACAACCACAATATAGAAATTTGTATCCCCTGATATTCAATTATTAAGTTCCTCTTCTCCCATTAGCGTATTGTGTTGGCAATATTAAACCAATTTGCGGCTTTTTGCACTATTTCCCATCAGAATACTCTAttatagggaaaaaaatacaactaaGAACTGAGCTATCAACTAAGAAATAAACCCATTTTACTTATGGGAACTACGTTTCATGTACAGATTAACCGTGGTGAGAGGTCTGCCTACTCTGGGAAAAACTTAATAGTATTTGCCCTCTCCCACAGACATTAGCAACACAGCATCACAACAGATGCACTTATAATATGATCTAAAGAAGACAAACTAGAAATGCAGCCATCAAGACCTCCCTAGGTACATATTAAAGGTGtgaatcttcattttttaaacaaaatctaaTTGCACATGAAGGATAATTTTACATCCCCATAGACTTTAACCAAATGAAAACCCCACCCCGCGGAGGACACCTCAGAGGCTGAAAATGCAATTCCCAGGAGCCTGGAAAGCCCCTGACCCAAgtcaggaggaaggagggagggagctctGAAGGGGATGGAATTTCAGAGGCAGACAAATGACATCTGACAAAACTGTGTATTCTAGGTGGTGGAACCAAAAATTGAACGATGGAACAAGAATAGTGACTCTAAAGCGGGTCtcaagtctgtgtgtgtgtaatagaAATATAAGAAATGGAAGGTTGGTTACTGTTCCGGTAAAGGAGGTAAACACGGATTTCGGTTGAGGGGTGGGGCCTGAGGAAGCAAGGCCTGCCTTATGGGAAGAGGTGTCGGAGTTTGGCGTTGAGTGCCCTCTCCTTGGTTAAAAGATCCAGACTGTGCTTTTTGAAGGCTTCCGACTGCAGCCAGAGTTCGTCATAGGCTTTCTGGATCCCCTCCACCTTTCGGCTCAGCTCCTGAACTCTCAGGCTGCTGTTCACTGTGGCGGCTTCTTGCTCGAAGCGATCCAGGGCATTCTTGCGGGCGGTCTCCGCCATCTCCAGCTTCTCCTCCAGCTGCTGAATCTCCAGCTGTTTGTTCTGAAGCACTTTGCCCCTCTCCATGGAGAGCTGCAGCAGCTCCTCTTTCTCCTTGGTGACTTTTTCCAGACGGCTGCTCAGCTCGGAACTCAAGCCCTTCTGCTTCTCCTCGGCCTTGGCCATTCTGGCCAGGGTCTTGCTGTGCAGCTCCTCCAGTGTGTGGAGCTTGTTTCGCAGGGAGCTGGTTTCCTTAGCGTGGGAGTGGGCTTGCTGCTGCTGTAGGTCCACGAGCTCCTTCTCCCGGGCTTTGGCTCTACCGGTGTCTTCAGCACATTTCCCTTTCAGGGCCTCCAGCTCTTTGGACAACTTCTCCCCGTGGGCTGTGAGTTGACACACTTTGGTCTCCTGGTCTTTCAGGGCTTGGCTGAAATGTTCTCTGTTCTCCTTTCTCAagatttcattctcttctctcagtTTTATATTCTGTCTCTTGTGCTCATCCTTGAAGCGGATCATCTCTTCGTGGTTGGCGGCCAGGTCCATGAATCGAGCCTCCAGCTTCAGTGTACGCTGGGTCTGGGCTTCCAGCCTCTCGGCATCATTCAtccttttctcctccagctccGTGTTGAGCTGCTCCAGGACTCGACAGCGCTCTAGGGTCTCATCAGCCCTGCGCTTCAGGATGCAGATGAGCTGAGACTGCTCTTGGAGTCTTGAGCGTAACatagccttttcatttttttcctcactggACAGACCACGGAGGTTCTCCAAGGCTTCTTTCAAACCTTCTAGTTCTTTGCACTCCATATCATCATCATCTAGATCTTCTAATGCGTTTTCTACCTCTGTAACTTTGGAGGATGAGGTGGAAGAACTCATCCCGGGAGTTTTCTCTTTCTGAGGCATAAGAGCACTATCTCCCTCAAACTGTGCTCAGCTCAATCTCTCTCTAGTTGCAGCAGTTTCAAAGGATGTTTAGTGTTGCTATGGAGGCTTCTGGACTTTCAAACTGTTTTATTATTCCACTGAGAGCTCTGTGATTGGTTAAAAAGCTCAGAATGCTGTGATGCGATGAGGGCGTGGCTGAGACAATAATACAAAGACAGTAACTGCTCAGTTGGTCTTTGGCTTTTACCTAGCCACAACTCTTAGCTTACAGTACATAGCTCTGCCTGCCATCCACTGGTTAGCTGTATTACCAGCCAATtgctatggaaaaaaagaaaacaaaacaaattggatGTAATAAATCTTCCCttgccccttcctccttcctttcacaCAATGAGAATGGGAAAACATATCaagttctttaatattttataatgtatGACTACTAAGTAGTAACTGAGCTCTGAGCCAAGATTATAACTTAAAAAATATCCTACAGACACATACAGTGCTTAAGATACTTTTCATGTTGGAACATTCATAGATGGAGGGAAGAATCAAAGGCTGGAATGGAAGCATAGCCAACCACATGTACATATAAGAGGCCAGGAGTGCACTTAGGGAACAGAAATTACTTTATTAATCTCTTAGTTGTGTTCCTgtgccttccccaccccacctcctcgTCTGGATGGGGGAGCAAACATGTTTTAGAATTGAGAAAATATGGAACCCTACACCCCAAGAGCCCTTAACAATTCACTAAAAGAGTAGTATTTGAATGGGCTCACTGACTGAAAACAGTTCAGCAGTTGTAAATTAATCAGTGAGTTGCATGGATTTTCTGACCCTAAGTCAGACAAAATCTCTTGGACGGAGACACGGTCTTTAATGACTAGGATATACAGATGAAAAGTGATATAAACCTGAGCACTCTAGCTAGATGGTATGACATTGTGTTCTAAAGAGGGAGATGCCTGGGTGAAGAACTTTATTGGAAAGGAAAATGCCCATTCCAGTCAGCCAAGGTTCAGAGAAACATCTTTTATGTGACAAAGCCAGTCTCCCCACCTCCAAGTCCCAtaagtgagtatctgaggcttttccttttctaaaagagCTATAGCAGAAAGCCACATAGCAGgacttgtttttcttcttaaaagtAAGAGAtagcaaggcagctaggtggcatagtggataaaacactgaccctagatttaggaggacctgagttcaaatccagcctaagacacttgacacttactagctgtgtgaccttgggcaagttacttaagcctcattgcctcacacacacacacacacacacac
This window contains:
- the CCDC89 gene encoding coiled-coil domain-containing protein 89, encoding MPQKEKTPGMSSSTSSSKVTEVENALEDLDDDDMECKELEGLKEALENLRGLSSEEKNEKAMLRSRLQEQSQLICILKRRADETLERCRVLEQLNTELEEKRMNDAERLEAQTQRTLKLEARFMDLAANHEEMIRFKDEHKRQNIKLREENEILRKENREHFSQALKDQETKVCQLTAHGEKLSKELEALKGKCAEDTGRAKAREKELVDLQQQQAHSHAKETSSLRNKLHTLEELHSKTLARMAKAEEKQKGLSSELSSRLEKVTKEKEELLQLSMERGKVLQNKQLEIQQLEEKLEMAETARKNALDRFEQEAATVNSSLRVQELSRKVEGIQKAYDELWLQSEAFKKHSLDLLTKERALNAKLRHLFP